The window CCACTGTACAAGCGGAATGACTCCTATCAGCTATTATGCCGCATGTCAGGCAGGCGTGGACATACTGGACACTGCTATTTCACCGCTCTCCTGGGGTACTTCACAGCCTCCAACCGAGAGTATGGTTGCAGCCCTCCAGGGAACTCCGTATGACACGGAATTGGACTTGAAACAGCTGGCGTCAATTAAAAAGTACTTTGAAGACATCAAGGAAAAGTACGCAACAATACTTGACCCTATCGCTGAAAGTATCGATGCAGATGTATTATTGTATCAGATTCCTGGCGGAATGCTTTCAAATCTCATTTCACAGCTCAAGGAACAGAACGCCCTTGACAGGTACAACGACGTGCTTGAGGAAATGCCACGTGTTAGGAAGGACATGGGTTATCCTCCGCTCGTAACTCCGACAAGCCAGATTGTAGGTATCCAGGCGGTCATGAACGTCCTCGGTGGAGAAAGGTACAAAACCGTATCCAACGAAGTCAAGGAATACATGAAAGGAAATTACGGAAGGCCTCCTGCACCTGTTGATCCTGAAATCTCCAAGAAAATAATCGGAGACGAAGAGGTCATTACCTGCAGGCCTGGAGATCTTTTGGAGCCTGAATTCGACAAATATAAATCCGAAGGAATGGAGAAAGGATTCGTCAAAACCGATGAAGACGCATTGACTTATGCAATGTATCCTCCGATTGCCCCTAAATTCCTAAAAGGGGAAGCTGTTGAGGAAGAGCTTAAGGCACCATCCATTGTTGACGATGAAATCGGAATTCCGACCCAGTATAACGTTGAAGTTGACGGAGACGTTTATGAAGTTAAAATCATGCCTACCGGATTCATGGAAGTTGAGGAAACCGAAAAAGGTCCTTTCACTCCTGTTGAAGGTGGAGTATTCTCCTCAATGCAGGGTATGGTAATCAAGGTTAACGTTAACGTTGGAGATAAGGTATCTGAAGGCTCAACAATCGCTGTTATCGAAGCCATGAAAATGGAAAACGACATTCAGTCCGAAGTTGAAGGTGTCGTTAAGGAAATTTTCGTGGAACCTGGTGACGCAGTCAGCGCCGGAGATATCCTGATGGTTATCGAATAGATAACCTACTTATTATTTTTTTTAAATTTTTTATTATTTTATATTGATAAATTATTATTTTGATTATTCTACAAATTAAATTTTTAGGATTTTGTACATATTTTAATCATTGGTGCATTTTGTTGCTTTTTTTAATAAATATTGAATGTTAACATCGTGAATTTTGCCCGGTTAGTCATTTTCAATAGTAAAAGATTGTCATTTTGTTTAATTTTTTCATTGAATATGTTATAATCTTTTAGAAAATCAATTAGACAAATTTATATATTTCAGAGTATAAAGATTATAATATCGAAGTTTTAGATAAAAACTTTGAAAATTTTTTAAGGTGAAAAAATGAAAAACTACTTTGATATTAAAGATAAGGTCGCTCTTGTTACTGGAGCATCTTCCGGTCTCGGTTGGCAAATTGCTCAGGCATACGCTAGCCAAGGAGCTAAATTAGCATTATTCGCTAGAAGAGAAGAAAGACTCATCGAAAACAAAAAAATCTTAGAAGATGAATATGGCGTTGAAGTCATGTACGCCATAACGGATGTCGGAGACCCTGAAAACATCGCCGAATCTGTTAAAAAAGTAGTTGACCATTTCGGAAGAATCGATATCCTCGTAACCGCAGCTGGTATGGGTAACAACAAACCTGTTGTCGACCAAAGTGCTGACGAATGGGATAGACACATTAAAATCGACTTAAGCGGTGTATACTACACCTGTGCAGAAGTCGGTAAAGTAATGATCGAACAAAACTATGGTAAAATTATCAACATCGGTTCAATTCACTCCCGCGTAATCTTCCCTGGTGGAGGAATTTCCGCATACTCCTCAGCAAAAGGTGGAGTAATGAACTTAACCAAAAATCTTGCTGTCGAATGGGCTAAATACAACATTACCGTTAACGCAATCGGTCCTGCAGTATTCGAAACCGAATTGACTGTAGACAGTATTGAAATGGAAGGATTCATGGACTTAATTACAGCATACTGTCCTATGGGCAGACTTGGTGAACCTGGTGAACTCGACGGTCTTGCAATTTACTTCGCATCCGACGCTTCCAGTTTCTGTACCGGACAATTGGTCTGTGTAGACGGTGGTTGGACAGCTATTTAAGTGTAATTTCAAATTACACTTCTTTTTTTATTTTTTAAATTAATTAACTTGATTTAATCTATTTACTAGAATTTTCCAGTAAGAGTTTTTTCGCATCTGAATATAATCATTAATTAATCGTGATGTGCTATATTTCTTTCATTTGAACGTTTTTTCAATAATTATTATATATCAGTAAAAACATATATTATAATGTAAAGAATACTTAACAATATTTAAATTGTGCTTTACAAACTGATGTGATAATTATGAAATCAAATAAAAAAATTCTATGTTTGCTTATTGCATTAATCATGCTTTTAGCCGTTAATGCGGTAAGTGCAACGGAAGACACTTCAGATATCATTGCAGCTGATGACTCTGCAATCGATTCCGAGATTAGTCTTTCTCAAGATAATGAATTGGGGGCTGGGGAAACCTTTGTCATTACAAACACAACGTTCAGCAATTATTTCACTGCTGATGGTGAGTTGAATGGCAATGTTAGTGAAGGCTCTACTTTGGACTTCCAAGGTACTTTTACCGGTACTGATTATAAAGTAAACATAACTAAACCGGTAACAATCATTTCAAGTACTGAGGATGCGCTGTTTAACGATATTGGTAAAAAGGATACTGCTGGCGGTTGTTTCCATATCTCTGCCGGCGGATCCGGTACTACCGTAACTGGTTTAAACTTTATAAACTCTGCATTTTACGTAACCGGAGCTTCTGATGTTGTGATTGAAGATATCTACATGATGGCTAACATGTCAGGTGTAGGTTCCGGAACTGGTTTCATGTGTGTTCAGGCAGGTTCAAAAAATGTAACTGTTAAAGACAGCTATTTTGAAAACAGGGGAACTGGTTCAAGCATAATCGTTATTGGATATTCAGATTACTGTACTGTAGACAACAATGAAGTAGTAATTAATGGAAGTAGCGGTAATGCGGTCTATATAACCACTTATGTTCCTGCCAAATGGACAGGCACTGCACCTACAGGAAATGTCATTTCAAACAATTATATCCATGGTTTGAAATCCGGCTTTTGTATGGCGCTTGTTGTTGCAGGAAATGAAAACTTAATTGAAAACAACACAATCGATTATAACGGTGCAAGCGGTATTGCAGGCCAGTCATTTTCCGCCCAAAACAATAATAACTATACAAACAATGTTTTAACCGGCGGATGCAGTTTCACGGCCGGTGATTTTTCCTACGTTTCAGGAAACATTGTTGACGGTTCAATGACTGCAGGTTCCGATAGTATTGTTGAAGACAATCAAATGAAATCATTGTCATTATCAAAAGCAAATGCTGTTGTTGACAATAACATTATCGGTGAAGGTGGTGTAACCCTTAATGCGGCCGCTTTAAACACTACATTGACCAACAATATCATTTTATCTCCTGTAACGGTCAAATCCAAAAACAACACCATTCAAAACAATACCATTAGTGCTGAAAGCGAATATGCAATTGACTTAACTACAACCACAGGAAATGAAGTTTCATTCAACACCTTATCTTCCAATGATTACATGGGGGATGAAGCAGTTAAAAGCAATGGAAACAACTCCGTTCACGATAACGCTGCATTGGGCAATGTTGTAACTAAAGACAATTTCTTCGTTTTCTTCGATACTGACGGAAACTACAGAGACCTTAATTTCACTGTATTGTACTTTAAAGGTGAATTCGATAATTTGGTGGATGCAATTACAATCAATAAAAATATAACTGTCTTAAGCCTGAACGCCACTTTAAATAACATGGCATTCATTCTGCTCGCTGACAGCATTAATTTAAACGGACTTAAAATGAACTTCGACGCTGCTCCTGTTTCAACCATGGGTTCAGCTATTTTAATCAATGGAACAAACGCTACAATTGAAGACATGCTAATCAGCTATGTTTTAAATGAATCCGATACTGCATATATTATTTACGCAGAAAATGCCGATGATTTATGTATATTGGGTAATGAATTCTATTTGAACGCTAAAACTGACGGAAGTGAGGTAAATAACGTCATTTATGTTTCAGACACTTCAGACATATTGCTGGAGGATAATATCATTTTAGCTGATATTCCGTCATGCTACGTCGACTGGAAAGAAGTCCCTCCGGCAAGCGGCAATTGGGTTAAATTCCCTGTCAGTGAAGGCCTGGTCTTTGAAGGATGCAGTGACCTGACCATAGTTGACAATTTCATTGGCGTTAGCTACAATGATGTTGTTGGAAGTTATGACACGATTTACGTAGTCGATATTAAAAATTCCAGTGGCGTTGAATTCAGTGATAACAACGTTTCAGGTATAGGCAAAACTTACATTTACGGATTATACGTTGAAGCTGACGATTTGATTGTTGACAATAATATTTTTACCATAAAATCCGATTATTATGTCAATGATATGGAAATTGAAGCCTCTTTAGACGCTACTGTAAGCAATAACATTTTTACTGCTGAGGCTGAAAGTCTTGCATATCCGATTTATTCAGGCATGAATGGCGGAGATTTGGAAGTTGAATATATCAACAACACCATTAACGCAAAGGCAGATATCGTTTACGGCATGGAGCTTTGCGGCTCAAATGAAGTCGTTATGGGAAACACAATAAATGTGCTGGGAAATAAAACCACAGGCATTGCTTCTAAAAGCAAAACTTTATACGTTTTCAATAACACCATTAATGCTCCTGGTGAAAACTTAGGAAATTCATCAGTGGTTGAAATATTCAAATCAATGTCCGTTGGCATTCAACTGGTTAACTCTTTCGCAAGCATTGAAGCAAATACGATCAACTCTGATTCCATAGGCATTCACGCTGAAGGCGGTTCAGTTTTAATTTACAATAATGCAATAAATGTTACTGACAACGGATTGACAGATTCCTATGCAATTTTCGCTGAAGAATCAGATGTAAGCATATTAGACAACAATGTGACCTACGTTGGAAATACCTCCGGTGAAACGATAAACAATGCTGTCTGTTTAAATGACTGCGCTGAATCATTGATTGAAGGCAATGTTTTCGATATTTCCTTCCTTCATGCTATGTTGACTGGAAGGAAATTCCTCCTGGAAGCGGAGTTTGGGTTAAATTCCCTGTTTCTGAAGGTCTTGTATTCAACAACTGTTCAGCTTTAAACTTCACTGATAATACAGTTGATGTTGAAGCCAATTCCGCAATCGGATCATTTGACACCATTTATGCAATAGACATTAAGGATTCAGACAATGTTAGCGTTTGCGATAATGCAATCGGCGCTTCAGGTTTCTCATACGTCTACGGATTGTATATCGAAGCTGATGATTCTATTGTTGACAGTAACACATTTATCATAAAATCTTCCAATTACGCTAACGGAATTGAAATAGAAGCTTCACTAAACGCTACCGTCAGCAATAACAGCATCATTGTTGCCTCTCCTGTCGTTGCTTATCCTGTTTATTCAGGCATGAACGGAGGAGACCTTGAAGTTAAATACATCAACAACACTATTGGAGCTGTTTCTGATATCGTTTACGGTATGGAGCTATGCGGAACCTATGAAGTTGTAAGGGGTAACGTAATCGTAGTTGAAGGTAATAAAACTACCGGACTGGCTATCAAATCAAAAGAATCCGAAATCAGAGATAACGATATCAGCGCTTTAGGTGAAAACTTAGGAAATTCCTCAACTGTTGAAACATTCATTCCAATGACTGCAGCTATTCAATTGGTTGATTCAGATGCATTCGTCACTTTAAATTTAATTAATTCACTTTCCAGAGGTATTTATATTGAAGGCGGTGTAGCTAGCATCTTTGATAATGAAATAAATGTTACTGATAATGGTATGGACGATTCATGCGCAATCGCAGCTAAAGAGTCAGATATTCTTATTTCTTACAACAACATTACCTATGTGGGCAACACTTCAGGCTCAACCGATAATTATGCAATTTACCTGGAAGATTGTATAACTCCTGTATTAACGAAAAACAACATTGACATTACTATTCCATCATGTGCAGTTGACTGGAGAGAAGAGCCTGCAGGCAGCGGAAATTGGGTAGGTTATGTCATATCTGAAGGTATTCACATTGATTCTCCAGAAACTATATTTTATGGAAACGATGTTACTTTAGACTATTCAAATGTTGTCGGATCTTATGATACAATCTATACGATACACATAATTTCAGATAATGCTAAAATCTCATCAAACAATATTGAAGCTGACGGTCACGCATACATTTACGGATTGCAGATTACAGGAGAAAACTTAACTGTCGAAAAGAACAACATCACTGCAAATTCCGATGCATACTATGCAAACGGCATTAACATTGAAGGACCTGCTTCAGGAGTTGTCAAAGACAATTTCATAGCAAATTCCGCACCTGGAGTTGTATATCCAATCTATTCAGCAATGTCTAACGGAAATGTAAGTGTCGATTACGTAAATAATGTCATTGTCGCATCTGCTGACCTTGCTTACGGTATGGAAATTGCAGGATTGGAGGAAAACGTTGAAGGAAATAAATTCCTGATTGCAGGTAACGAATCAATTGGTATCTATTCAAAAACCAAGAATTTAACTGTAAAGGATAATGAAATGAAAATTTTCTCCAATTCAACAAAATCCACTGCATTTAAAGGCATATTCGGTAATGCAACAGTAAGCGACAACAATATCAGCGTAATGGGTGAATACAGTATTGATGTTACTAAAATCAACGCTGTGGTAAAAGATAACTATCTGGTAGCTAATGAACTCACGGGTGATGCGTCTGTTGATTATGATATGGATACTTCATCAGTTTACAACAACACTCCTGCTATGGAAAAATATTTCCTTACCAGTGATGGCTTAGTGAAATACTTCGGTAATGCCGATCAATTGAAATTCACTTTAACTGATGCTTCAGGCACTCCAATGTCAAATAAGACAATTATCATTACAATCAACGGCAGAAACTACACCAGAACTACTGATGAAAACGGTACTGCTAAAATGAATATCGGTTTGAATTCAGGCGATTATGCTGCAACAGGTACCTATTTGGGCGAAACGTATAATCTGACCGCCGATGCTCCAATTACCATTTTGCCTACCGTTGAAGCTGATGATATCACAAAAATCTATAAAAACGATACTCAGTTCTATGCTACTTTCTGCGATTCAGACGGCAAAACCTTAGCAAACAACACTGAAGTTGAATTCAACATTAACGGTGTTTTCTATAAACGTTACACCAATGAAAACGGTACGGCCAGATTAAACATTAATTTAAACCCTGGCGTATATGTTATTACCTCCTATAATCCGAAAACCGGAGAACAGGCAGCTAATAATATCACCGTTTTATCTTCCATTGTCAACAACACCGATCTGGTAAAATACTACAGAAACGCTTCACAGTATGTAGTTACAATCCTTGACGGTCAGGGAAATCCTGCCAAGGCCGGTGAAAACGTTACATTCAACATCAACGGTGTATTCTACACTCGTCAAACCAATGAATCAGGTCAGGCCAAATTAAGTATTAACCTTGAACCTGGTGAATACATCATTACTGCACAGTACAACGGATTGATGGCATCCAACAACATCACTGTATTGTCTGTCATTGAAACCGAGGACTTATCCATGAAATATAAGGACGGATCCAAGTTCAATGCAACAATCCTTGATGGCCAAGGCAAACCGTTAGCTAACGCAAATGTTACATTTAACATCAATGGTGTTTTCTACAATAAGGTAACTGACGAGAATGGTGTTGCTCACCTCAACATTAATTTAATGGCTGGCGAGTACATCATTACCACAAGCTATAACGGAATGAACGCAGCAAACAAAATTACCATTTCAAGTTAGGGAATTAAAACCCTTAACTTCTTTTTTTTTATTTTTTAAACGAATCTTTTTTACTTACTTGAATTTTCCAGTAAGAGTTTTTTTTTCA is drawn from Methanobrevibacter millerae and contains these coding sequences:
- the oadA gene encoding sodium-extruding oxaloacetate decarboxylase subunit alpha; protein product: MAKVRITETALRDAHQSLLATRMRTRDMVPIAEEMDKVGYFSVEAWGGATFDTCIRYLNEDPWERLRNLKSEFNKTPIQMLLRGQNLVGYKHYPDDVVTKFVEKSYENGVDIFRVFDALNDIRNMEKAIKVAKAQGAHVQGTISYTISPVHTLDDFVDLAKELEALDCDSVAIKDMAGLITPSAAYDLVSKLKEETDLLVDLHCHCTSGMTPISYYAACQAGVDILDTAISPLSWGTSQPPTESMVAALQGTPYDTELDLKQLASIKKYFEDIKEKYATILDPIAESIDADVLLYQIPGGMLSNLISQLKEQNALDRYNDVLEEMPRVRKDMGYPPLVTPTSQIVGIQAVMNVLGGERYKTVSNEVKEYMKGNYGRPPAPVDPEISKKIIGDEEVITCRPGDLLEPEFDKYKSEGMEKGFVKTDEDALTYAMYPPIAPKFLKGEAVEEELKAPSIVDDEIGIPTQYNVEVDGDVYEVKIMPTGFMEVEETEKGPFTPVEGGVFSSMQGMVIKVNVNVGDKVSEGSTIAVIEAMKMENDIQSEVEGVVKEIFVEPGDAVSAGDILMVIE
- a CDS encoding SDR family NAD(P)-dependent oxidoreductase codes for the protein MKNYFDIKDKVALVTGASSGLGWQIAQAYASQGAKLALFARREERLIENKKILEDEYGVEVMYAITDVGDPENIAESVKKVVDHFGRIDILVTAAGMGNNKPVVDQSADEWDRHIKIDLSGVYYTCAEVGKVMIEQNYGKIINIGSIHSRVIFPGGGISAYSSAKGGVMNLTKNLAVEWAKYNITVNAIGPAVFETELTVDSIEMEGFMDLITAYCPMGRLGEPGELDGLAIYFASDASSFCTGQLVCVDGGWTAI
- a CDS encoding right-handed parallel beta-helix repeat-containing protein translates to MKSNKKILCLLIALIMLLAVNAVSATEDTSDIIAADDSAIDSEISLSQDNELGAGETFVITNTTFSNYFTADGELNGNVSEGSTLDFQGTFTGTDYKVNITKPVTIISSTEDALFNDIGKKDTAGGCFHISAGGSGTTVTGLNFINSAFYVTGASDVVIEDIYMMANMSGVGSGTGFMCVQAGSKNVTVKDSYFENRGTGSSIIVIGYSDYCTVDNNEVVINGSSGNAVYITTYVPAKWTGTAPTGNVISNNYIHGLKSGFCMALVVAGNENLIENNTIDYNGASGIAGQSFSAQNNNNYTNNVLTGGCSFTAGDFSYVSGNIVDGSMTAGSDSIVEDNQMKSLSLSKANAVVDNNIIGEGGVTLNAAALNTTLTNNIILSPVTVKSKNNTIQNNTISAESEYAIDLTTTTGNEVSFNTLSSNDYMGDEAVKSNGNNSVHDNAALGNVVTKDNFFVFFDTDGNYRDLNFTVLYFKGEFDNLVDAITINKNITVLSLNATLNNMAFILLADSINLNGLKMNFDAAPVSTMGSAILINGTNATIEDMLISYVLNESDTAYIIYAENADDLCILGNEFYLNAKTDGSEVNNVIYVSDTSDILLEDNIILADIPSCYVDWKEVPPASGNWVKFPVSEGLVFEGCSDLTIVDNFIGVSYNDVVGSYDTIYVVDIKNSSGVEFSDNNVSGIGKTYIYGLYVEADDLIVDNNIFTIKSDYYVNDMEIEASLDATVSNNIFTAEAESLAYPIYSGMNGGDLEVEYINNTINAKADIVYGMELCGSNEVVMGNTINVLGNKTTGIASKSKTLYVFNNTINAPGENLGNSSVVEIFKSMSVGIQLVNSFASIEANTINSDSIGIHAEGGSVLIYNNAINVTDNGLTDSYAIFAEESDVSILDNNVTYVGNTSGETINNAVCLNDCAESLIEGNVFDISFLHAMLTGRKFLLEAEFGLNSLFLKVLYSTTVQL
- a CDS encoding carboxypeptidase regulatory-like domain-containing protein; this encodes MYIEADDSIVDSNTFIIKSSNYANGIEIEASLNATVSNNSIIVASPVVAYPVYSGMNGGDLEVKYINNTIGAVSDIVYGMELCGTYEVVRGNVIVVEGNKTTGLAIKSKESEIRDNDISALGENLGNSSTVETFIPMTAAIQLVDSDAFVTLNLINSLSRGIYIEGGVASIFDNEINVTDNGMDDSCAIAAKESDILISYNNITYVGNTSGSTDNYAIYLEDCITPVLTKNNIDITIPSCAVDWREEPAGSGNWVGYVISEGIHIDSPETIFYGNDVTLDYSNVVGSYDTIYTIHIISDNAKISSNNIEADGHAYIYGLQITGENLTVEKNNITANSDAYYANGINIEGPASGVVKDNFIANSAPGVVYPIYSAMSNGNVSVDYVNNVIVASADLAYGMEIAGLEENVEGNKFLIAGNESIGIYSKTKNLTVKDNEMKIFSNSTKSTAFKGIFGNATVSDNNISVMGEYSIDVTKINAVVKDNYLVANELTGDASVDYDMDTSSVYNNTPAMEKYFLTSDGLVKYFGNADQLKFTLTDASGTPMSNKTIIITINGRNYTRTTDENGTAKMNIGLNSGDYAATGTYLGETYNLTADAPITILPTVEADDITKIYKNDTQFYATFCDSDGKTLANNTEVEFNINGVFYKRYTNENGTARLNINLNPGVYVITSYNPKTGEQAANNITVLSSIVNNTDLVKYYRNASQYVVTILDGQGNPAKAGENVTFNINGVFYTRQTNESGQAKLSINLEPGEYIITAQYNGLMASNNITVLSVIETEDLSMKYKDGSKFNATILDGQGKPLANANVTFNINGVFYNKVTDENGVAHLNINLMAGEYIITTSYNGMNAANKITISS